From one Agrobacterium fabrum str. C58 genomic stretch:
- a CDS encoding RrF2 family transcriptional regulator: MTVGVEYGLHCLLWLASSPGAPLSSRDLAELQGISPSFLAKIFPKLEKAGIVSASEGIKGGYLLARPPGDITVLEVVDTIEGRKPLFDCQEIRGRCAVFRQRPPSWATKGVCAIHAVMLRAEKAMRDSLASQTLADIAGDFGRKAPPEFSEDVRQWLDLKVKRRTRRTVTEDGSLP, from the coding sequence ATGACGGTAGGTGTGGAATACGGGTTGCATTGTCTCCTGTGGTTGGCGAGTTCTCCTGGCGCTCCGCTCAGCAGTCGCGATCTGGCTGAACTGCAGGGAATTTCTCCGAGCTTTCTGGCGAAGATATTTCCGAAGCTGGAGAAGGCAGGGATCGTGTCCGCATCCGAGGGGATCAAAGGCGGATATCTGCTGGCAAGGCCGCCTGGAGATATCACCGTCCTTGAAGTCGTCGACACCATCGAAGGCAGGAAGCCGCTGTTTGACTGTCAGGAAATTCGAGGTCGCTGTGCCGTTTTTCGGCAGCGTCCGCCCTCATGGGCGACCAAAGGTGTCTGCGCGATCCATGCGGTGATGTTGCGCGCGGAAAAAGCGATGCGGGATTCGCTTGCAAGCCAGACGCTGGCCGATATAGCCGGCGATTTCGGGCGCAAGGCCCCGCCGGAATTCTCCGAGGACGTCCGCCAATGGCTTGATCTCAAGGTGAAGAGACGGACCCGCCGGACAGTCACGGAAGATGGGTCGTTGCCTTGA
- a CDS encoding LLM class oxidoreductase, with the protein MSLSNTGHSSALDLIRKPAGGLTLGIELPLDNDWSPEREEQRVREGRPFGVPDLTRYPDLIRQVDRSGFAAVWMRDVPVFDPNNFGDAGSVYDPFVNLGYLAGLTKNVALGTAAIVLPLRHPMMVAKAAASVDRLSGGRLILGVASGDRPVEYPLLGLDFEGRGEAFRGAVSYLRAAGKAGGLPLGDGRIEASLDLLPKPQQPQIPMIIAGQGQQSPEWIAANMEGRFVYPNGLERLAAQARDWTAARKSLGLPRGAFVSAFHLDLADDPDERPAPRRFGARLGRNAFIDHLNALEDAGVDHLALLLRPSRRPLDEVIDELSRDVLPVLNRQSSPAKTAAE; encoded by the coding sequence ATGTCCCTTTCAAACACAGGCCATTCTTCCGCGCTTGACCTCATTCGCAAACCCGCTGGCGGCCTGACGCTCGGTATCGAACTGCCGCTCGACAATGACTGGTCGCCGGAACGGGAAGAACAGCGCGTCAGGGAAGGCCGTCCCTTCGGTGTTCCCGATCTCACCCGCTATCCCGATCTCATCCGCCAGGTCGACCGTTCCGGCTTCGCCGCCGTGTGGATGCGCGACGTGCCGGTCTTCGACCCAAACAATTTCGGCGACGCCGGTTCGGTCTATGATCCCTTCGTCAATCTCGGTTACCTCGCTGGACTCACCAAGAATGTCGCGCTCGGCACGGCAGCCATCGTCCTGCCGCTGCGTCACCCGATGATGGTCGCCAAGGCAGCAGCCTCTGTCGACCGGCTGTCCGGCGGACGGCTGATCCTCGGTGTCGCCTCTGGCGACCGGCCGGTGGAATATCCGCTGCTCGGTCTCGATTTCGAGGGCCGCGGCGAAGCGTTTCGTGGTGCCGTTTCCTATCTGCGCGCTGCCGGGAAGGCCGGAGGCTTGCCGCTCGGTGACGGCCGCATCGAAGCGAGCCTCGACCTGCTGCCGAAGCCGCAGCAGCCGCAGATCCCGATGATCATTGCCGGGCAGGGCCAACAGTCGCCGGAATGGATCGCTGCCAATATGGAAGGGCGGTTCGTCTATCCCAACGGGCTGGAGCGGCTCGCCGCCCAGGCGCGCGACTGGACTGCCGCCCGCAAAAGCCTCGGCCTGCCGCGTGGCGCCTTCGTCAGCGCTTTCCATCTCGACCTCGCCGACGATCCGGACGAGCGGCCGGCACCCCGCCGCTTTGGCGCGCGGCTCGGGCGCAATGCCTTCATCGATCATCTCAATGCGCTGGAAGACGCCGGCGTCGATCATCTCGCACTTCTGCTGCGGCCTTCACGGCGGCCGCTGGATGAGGTGATCGACGAATTGTCGCGCGATGTCCTGCCTGTCCTCAACCGCCAATCCTCCCCGGCGAAGACCGCTGCGGAGTAA
- a CDS encoding CBS domain-containing protein: protein MRIEKLYPMTSARLMMIDVAATLQVAALTLSNPGIGLAVVRGQGGKAAGVLSKSDLIRHMTDGEQEASVESLMSRNIVSCSPADELQTAWQVMVDNRVQNMPVLDADARPLGVLDIRDALKVLFEQEQLQEHMLANYIAGIGY, encoded by the coding sequence ATGCGTATCGAAAAACTCTATCCCATGACGTCGGCGCGCCTGATGATGATCGATGTCGCCGCTACACTCCAGGTGGCGGCCCTGACGCTTTCCAATCCAGGGATTGGGCTTGCCGTCGTTCGCGGACAAGGCGGCAAGGCTGCGGGCGTGCTCAGCAAGTCCGACCTCATCCGGCATATGACGGATGGCGAGCAGGAGGCGAGCGTTGAATCTCTGATGAGCCGAAACATTGTTTCCTGCAGCCCGGCAGACGAATTGCAGACGGCATGGCAGGTGATGGTGGACAATCGCGTCCAGAACATGCCGGTGCTCGACGCGGATGCAAGGCCCCTCGGCGTCCTCGATATCCGCGATGCGCTGAAAGTGCTCTTCGAACAGGAGCAGCTGCAGGAACACATGCTGGCGAACTACATCGCCGGCATCGGTTATTGA
- a CDS encoding helix-turn-helix domain-containing protein has translation MEPWFEAVSVPADRSWLLFDRRLPEFPFNWHYHPEFELTLTLNSAGMRFVGDSVENYGDGDLVLLGPNLPHAWQSHGLINAPGVHRAVVCWFTRDWIEGLIALTPELSAITPLLVESGHGICFGEDALAKVGERLATLHKIAPEQQILTLLGVLVDLARVSDRRPLSAGEVTASTAPRDRARMQRVLNHIHAHYIGTISIKPLSEIAHLSDSQLQRLFKRSTRMTISQYIGQLRVGGACRLLAQTDLSLARIAEETGFSDAAHFSRQFRAARGMTPGDYRRQFDQTQRWQSPACTKD, from the coding sequence ATGGAGCCATGGTTCGAGGCCGTCAGTGTTCCGGCCGACCGTTCGTGGCTGCTGTTCGATCGTCGTCTGCCGGAATTTCCCTTCAACTGGCATTACCATCCCGAATTTGAGCTGACCCTGACACTCAACAGCGCCGGCATGCGCTTTGTCGGGGATTCGGTGGAAAACTATGGCGATGGCGATCTTGTTCTTCTCGGCCCGAACCTGCCGCATGCCTGGCAGTCGCATGGCTTGATAAACGCGCCGGGTGTTCATCGCGCGGTGGTCTGCTGGTTTACCCGTGACTGGATCGAGGGCTTGATCGCGCTGACGCCGGAACTGAGCGCCATCACGCCGCTGCTCGTTGAAAGCGGCCACGGCATCTGTTTCGGCGAGGACGCGCTGGCGAAAGTGGGTGAGCGTCTGGCGACATTGCATAAAATCGCGCCGGAACAGCAGATATTGACGCTGCTTGGCGTTCTCGTCGATCTCGCGCGCGTATCTGACCGCAGGCCGCTTTCGGCCGGAGAGGTGACCGCCAGCACCGCGCCGCGGGATCGGGCGCGCATGCAGCGGGTTCTCAATCATATTCACGCCCATTATATCGGGACCATCAGCATCAAGCCCCTGAGCGAGATAGCGCATCTCAGCGACAGCCAGTTGCAGCGGCTTTTCAAGCGCTCGACCCGCATGACGATCAGTCAGTATATCGGCCAGTTACGTGTTGGTGGTGCATGCCGTCTGCTCGCGCAGACGGATCTGTCTCTCGCCCGGATAGCCGAGGAGACCGGCTTTTCCGATGCCGCGCATTTTTCGCGCCAGTTCCGCGCGGCCAGAGGCATGACGCCGGGTGATTACCGGCGGCAGTTCGACCAGACCCAGCGCTGGCAATCGCCAGCCTGCACTAAAGACTAG
- a CDS encoding response regulator transcription factor, protein MAAATVAADDPLVLVVDDDEDVRHSLQELMESVGLAVACFSSSRELLNVGLPDRPGCLVLDVRMPGASGLDLQQQLSTRGVTKPIVFLTGYGDIPMTVQAMKAGAVDFLTKPVRDQTLLDAVIAGIQRDVEQRAQAENIHQHVTRFDTLTPRERQVLGEVVRGRLNKQIAFELGISEITVKLHRSNVMRKMRTTSVGELIRAWDSLPSSLR, encoded by the coding sequence ATGGCCGCCGCCACTGTCGCTGCGGATGATCCGCTGGTTCTCGTCGTCGATGATGACGAAGACGTTCGCCACTCCCTTCAGGAGCTCATGGAATCGGTAGGCCTCGCCGTCGCCTGTTTTTCTTCGTCCCGGGAACTTTTGAACGTCGGCCTTCCCGACCGGCCTGGCTGCCTGGTGCTGGATGTTCGCATGCCGGGCGCAAGCGGCCTTGACCTGCAACAGCAGCTCTCGACGCGTGGCGTCACGAAACCCATCGTCTTTCTCACGGGATATGGCGATATTCCGATGACCGTGCAGGCCATGAAGGCAGGTGCCGTCGATTTCCTGACAAAACCGGTGCGGGACCAGACATTGCTGGACGCCGTGATTGCCGGAATTCAACGAGACGTGGAACAGCGGGCCCAGGCGGAAAATATCCACCAGCACGTCACCCGGTTTGACACCCTCACACCCCGTGAACGCCAGGTCCTTGGCGAAGTGGTGCGCGGCCGCCTCAACAAGCAGATCGCTTTCGAACTCGGAATAAGCGAGATCACGGTGAAGCTCCACCGCAGCAATGTGATGCGCAAGATGCGCACCACGTCCGTCGGCGAATTGATCCGCGCCTGGGATTCACTGCCCTCCAGCCTGCGTTAA
- a CDS encoding cupin domain-containing protein, translating to MIRTLLCATALVLASVAAATAHDTNSGENVKVVYDQPLPNVPGKSLKGVLVEYAPGGTSPAHTHPNSAFIYATVLEGAITSQVNNGPVTVYHAGENFSEYPGDHHAVSENASKTERARLLAVFVVDTNETNLTVYEK from the coding sequence ATGATCAGAACACTTCTCTGCGCAACGGCTCTCGTCCTTGCCTCCGTGGCTGCGGCGACGGCGCATGACACCAATAGCGGTGAAAACGTAAAGGTCGTTTACGACCAGCCACTGCCGAATGTGCCGGGCAAAAGCTTGAAGGGCGTGCTCGTCGAATATGCCCCAGGCGGCACGTCGCCGGCTCATACGCATCCCAATTCCGCATTCATCTACGCGACTGTTCTTGAGGGTGCGATCACCAGCCAGGTCAATAATGGGCCGGTGACCGTCTATCACGCCGGCGAGAATTTCTCCGAGTATCCGGGGGACCATCATGCCGTCAGCGAAAATGCAAGCAAGACGGAACGCGCGCGCTTGCTTGCCGTGTTCGTGGTCGATACCAACGAAACCAATCTGACGGTCTACGAAAAATAA
- a CDS encoding aldo/keto reductase: MHNVTANGATIPALGFGTFRIPGSDVLRIVPHALKVGFRHVDTAQIYGNEAEVGEAIANSGVARGDIFLTTKVWVENYGHDAFIKSVDESLKKLKTDYVDLLLLHWPNEAVSLAEQIGALNEVKEAGKVRHIGVSNFNTELMAESVKLSRAPIVTNQIEYHPYLSQDVVIAAARKAGMSVTGYFGMADGKVFNDPVLRDIGARHGKSVAQVVLRWLVQQEGVIALSKTVGEARVLENFAIFDFALSADEMAAIHALAVPGGRIVSPDGLAPVWDKAA, translated from the coding sequence ATGCACAACGTAACCGCCAACGGAGCCACCATTCCGGCCCTCGGCTTCGGCACTTTCCGTATACCCGGTTCCGATGTTCTCAGGATCGTTCCGCATGCGCTGAAGGTTGGCTTCCGCCATGTGGACACCGCGCAGATCTATGGCAATGAAGCGGAAGTCGGTGAAGCCATCGCCAACTCCGGCGTCGCCCGCGGCGATATCTTCCTGACCACCAAGGTCTGGGTCGAGAACTACGGGCATGATGCCTTCATCAAATCCGTCGACGAGAGCCTGAAGAAGCTTAAGACCGATTATGTCGATCTGCTTCTGCTGCATTGGCCGAATGAAGCGGTTTCGCTTGCCGAGCAGATCGGCGCGCTGAACGAGGTGAAGGAAGCCGGCAAGGTTCGCCACATCGGCGTTTCCAACTTCAACACCGAGTTGATGGCTGAATCGGTCAAGCTCTCCAGGGCTCCGATCGTCACCAACCAGATCGAATACCATCCTTATCTCAGTCAGGACGTGGTCATCGCCGCGGCAAGAAAGGCCGGCATGTCGGTCACCGGCTATTTCGGCATGGCCGATGGCAAGGTCTTTAACGACCCGGTCCTTAGGGATATCGGTGCCCGGCATGGCAAGTCGGTCGCGCAGGTGGTGCTGCGCTGGCTCGTTCAGCAGGAAGGCGTCATCGCGCTGTCCAAGACGGTCGGCGAGGCTCGCGTTCTCGAAAACTTCGCGATTTTCGACTTCGCACTCTCGGCCGATGAAATGGCCGCCATCCATGCTCTGGCTGTTCCCGGCGGCCGCATCGTGTCGCCGGATGGTCTTGCGCCGGTCTGGGACAAGGCTGCCTGA
- a CDS encoding GMC family oxidoreductase, with the protein MSFSSKGDPGSKPDIVIIGSGVGGSAVALKLAATGAKILIIERGEKLPNEPENADAEAVFVQNRYRTTDLYRDETGRTYRPGQYYYVGGHTKFYGTAMFRFRDRDFREVEHEDGVSPAWPVSYAELEPFYAEAERLFGVRGRAGDDPTEPPRSAPYMHAPIPHEPVIGRVAKGFERLGLRPFHMPSAIDYGPGGLCRRCGTCDAFVCRFDAKGDAETRLLRPALRHPNVSLLTGARVRRLIADGDGKHIVAVEIERAGEITTIEAPLFVLSAGAINSALILLRSADEKKPNGLANSSGVVGRYLMNHHLSGLMGLLPFTINDTRFPKTMSLNDFFDGTPGDEAARGNVQMLGNIQGPMIRAAYPWMPRPLANLLARHSVDFLVMSEDTPKYDSRVKPWGKNGAELIYRPGDREAHQRFVRHMRSLLRKNGFPVVLGHSFGIEAPSHQCGTVRMGDDPKEAALNALCQTYDHPNLYVVDAGFFPSSAALNPALTVAAQALRVGDHIRQSRFSSLRAHDILSSENNHAP; encoded by the coding sequence ATGTCTTTCAGCTCAAAGGGAGACCCCGGCAGCAAACCGGATATCGTCATCATCGGCTCCGGCGTCGGCGGAAGCGCGGTCGCGCTGAAGCTTGCCGCGACGGGTGCGAAGATATTGATCATCGAGCGGGGAGAAAAGCTGCCGAACGAACCCGAAAATGCCGACGCGGAAGCCGTTTTCGTTCAAAACCGTTATCGCACCACCGATCTCTACCGCGACGAAACCGGACGTACCTATCGCCCCGGGCAATATTATTACGTCGGCGGCCATACCAAGTTCTACGGAACCGCCATGTTCCGTTTTCGCGACCGCGACTTTCGCGAAGTCGAGCATGAGGATGGGGTTTCGCCCGCATGGCCTGTTTCCTATGCGGAACTGGAGCCATTCTACGCCGAGGCCGAACGGCTTTTCGGCGTCAGGGGCCGGGCCGGAGACGATCCGACCGAGCCACCGCGCTCAGCACCCTACATGCATGCGCCGATCCCCCACGAGCCCGTCATCGGCCGTGTGGCGAAGGGCTTCGAGCGGCTCGGCCTGCGCCCCTTCCACATGCCTTCGGCAATCGACTATGGCCCTGGCGGCCTCTGTCGACGCTGCGGCACCTGCGATGCCTTCGTGTGCCGTTTCGATGCCAAGGGCGATGCCGAGACCCGGCTTCTGCGCCCGGCATTAAGACACCCCAATGTCTCGCTGCTGACCGGCGCGCGGGTGCGTCGGCTGATTGCCGATGGGGATGGCAAACATATCGTGGCGGTGGAAATCGAACGGGCGGGCGAAATCACGACAATCGAGGCGCCGCTTTTCGTTCTCTCGGCGGGTGCCATCAACTCCGCCCTCATCCTGCTTCGCTCGGCAGACGAGAAGAAGCCCAACGGCCTTGCCAATTCCTCCGGTGTCGTCGGCCGTTACCTGATGAACCACCATCTGAGCGGGCTGATGGGCTTGTTGCCCTTCACCATCAACGACACCCGTTTCCCGAAAACAATGTCGCTCAACGACTTTTTTGACGGCACGCCGGGCGATGAGGCCGCCCGCGGCAATGTCCAGATGCTGGGCAACATTCAAGGCCCGATGATCCGCGCCGCCTATCCCTGGATGCCAAGACCTCTTGCCAATCTCCTTGCCCGCCACAGTGTCGATTTTCTCGTCATGTCGGAGGACACGCCGAAATATGACAGCCGGGTAAAGCCGTGGGGGAAAAATGGGGCGGAGTTGATCTACCGTCCCGGCGACCGGGAAGCCCATCAGCGATTTGTGCGGCATATGCGTTCATTGTTGAGAAAAAATGGTTTCCCCGTCGTTCTCGGCCATTCCTTCGGCATCGAGGCGCCGTCGCATCAATGTGGCACCGTGCGCATGGGTGACGACCCGAAAGAGGCGGCGCTAAACGCCCTGTGCCAGACCTACGATCACCCTAATCTCTATGTCGTCGACGCCGGGTTCTTTCCGTCCTCGGCGGCACTCAATCCCGCCCTTACCGTTGCGGCTCAGGCGCTGCGCGTCGGCGATCATATTCGTCAAAGCCGGTTTTCAAGCCTTCGCGCCCATGACATTTTATCTTCGGAGAACAACCATGCCCCATGA
- a CDS encoding SDR family oxidoreductase, whose protein sequence is MKIVVIGGTGLIGSKTVERLRKKGHEVLAASPNSGVNTVTGEGLAGALVGAEVVIDLANSPSFEEKAAMDFFEAAGRNLFAAEKTAGVRHHVALSVVGTDRMQEMGYFRAKLRQEEHIRKSGVPYTILHATQFFEFVGAIAQSATEGTTVRVPTGAFQPIAADNVADAMADAALAAPVNGVIEIAGPERAPMNEFIARYLKATNDPRSIVADPRARYFEVSVDDRTLVPDDGARLGAIRFEDWLALSAAQKK, encoded by the coding sequence ATGAAAATCGTTGTTATCGGAGGGACCGGCCTCATTGGTTCGAAGACCGTCGAACGGCTTCGCAAGAAGGGGCACGAGGTGCTCGCCGCTTCTCCGAATTCGGGTGTGAACACGGTGACGGGAGAAGGCCTCGCCGGAGCGTTGGTGGGTGCGGAGGTTGTGATCGATCTGGCGAATTCGCCTTCCTTCGAAGAAAAGGCCGCCATGGATTTCTTTGAAGCGGCCGGTCGCAATCTTTTTGCGGCGGAAAAGACCGCGGGGGTTCGCCACCACGTCGCTTTGTCGGTTGTCGGTACTGACCGTATGCAAGAAATGGGATATTTTCGCGCCAAGCTGCGCCAGGAAGAGCATATCCGCAAGTCGGGTGTTCCCTACACTATACTGCATGCGACCCAGTTCTTCGAGTTCGTCGGCGCCATCGCCCAATCCGCAACCGAAGGCACGACTGTTCGCGTGCCGACCGGTGCATTCCAGCCGATTGCGGCAGACAATGTCGCCGATGCCATGGCTGATGCCGCTCTTGCCGCGCCGGTGAACGGTGTGATCGAGATCGCCGGCCCGGAGCGTGCCCCGATGAACGAATTCATCGCGCGTTACCTCAAAGCCACCAACGATCCGCGCAGCATCGTCGCCGACCCACGTGCCCGTTATTTCGAGGTCTCCGTCGACGACCGGACGCTGGTTCCGGATGACGGCGCCCGCCTTGGAGCTATCCGCTTCGAAGACTGGCTGGCGCTCTCCGCCGCCCAGAAAAAATAA
- the aroE gene encoding shikimate dehydrogenase, which translates to MPHDFLAEITGSFAMPAGENPTVAMIEAAYQHHGLNWRYINLEVSPENLKDAVAGARAMGWAGFNCSIPHKVAVIQHLDGLGESAEIIGAVNTIVRRGDRLIGENTDGKGFVKALRDVIDPKDKKVVLFGAGGAARAVCVEVALAGAAHITVVNRNRERGETVARLIDEKTPATATFAAWEDAFAIPEETDIVIHATSVGLYPDIDGLPDIDLKTLRPSMVVADGIHNPPRTRLIRAAEAAGSKTADGLGMLVNQGVIGIKYWTGVDVDAYVMRQALVDLNL; encoded by the coding sequence ATGCCCCATGACTTTCTCGCCGAGATAACCGGCTCCTTCGCCATGCCGGCCGGAGAGAACCCGACGGTCGCCATGATCGAGGCTGCCTATCAGCATCACGGCCTGAACTGGCGTTATATCAATCTGGAGGTCAGCCCCGAAAACCTGAAGGATGCCGTGGCGGGTGCACGTGCGATGGGCTGGGCCGGGTTCAACTGCTCCATTCCCCACAAGGTCGCGGTCATCCAGCATCTCGACGGCCTGGGGGAATCCGCCGAGATCATCGGCGCCGTCAACACCATCGTCCGGCGGGGCGACAGGCTGATCGGCGAAAACACCGATGGCAAGGGTTTCGTCAAGGCGCTTCGCGACGTCATCGACCCGAAGGACAAGAAGGTCGTGCTGTTCGGCGCCGGCGGCGCGGCGCGCGCGGTGTGTGTCGAGGTGGCACTCGCCGGTGCCGCGCATATCACCGTGGTCAACCGCAACCGGGAACGTGGTGAAACCGTGGCGCGGCTGATTGACGAAAAGACGCCGGCCACCGCCACCTTCGCCGCATGGGAAGACGCCTTCGCCATTCCCGAAGAGACGGATATCGTCATTCACGCCACCTCGGTAGGCCTTTATCCTGATATAGACGGCTTGCCCGACATCGATCTGAAGACGCTGCGTCCCTCCATGGTCGTTGCCGACGGCATCCATAATCCGCCGCGCACGCGGCTGATCCGTGCCGCAGAGGCCGCGGGCAGCAAGACGGCCGATGGTCTCGGCATGCTGGTCAATCAGGGCGTCATAGGCATCAAATATTGGACCGGGGTCGATGTTGACGCCTATGTAATGCGGCAGGCCCTCGTCGATCTCAATCTCTAA
- a CDS encoding mechanosensitive ion channel family protein, with protein sequence MKWLAALFVFLGTTPTLAQVPLPDVAQQDSSPETSASQKIDDLMRLFKDPEIRRWIEVQAGQKTGTVASAETSSPETTSMGDVIREMATWEGHARDRFQTVISAVPDISSEIERVFLRLRADATGNGHTTASIFLSLLVALGIMAEWFFRRRWQQHGKGIEHYLPTVVFAAFMAASLFAIQSPPLVRLVATFCLLAFVAYRLVATAIGHAAHPEVHGRLKIIVGLGLAMTVSTATGTILDVDANALQAAAFLISCIMLGLSVELVWHSVNRSVATRSLLCLHLAAVWLLWRLDLRTAFWIGLYILLLPPMMRAIGHAIRDYVAVHFVMPASDSRSVLLVRGARAAITGLAIAWIATVWDMDGHMIGHGDPQTATLFYGFLKSIVILLLADLVWHLTKAAIDRNIMTAPAGSEAENPTEETHATRLHTLLPILRNVLAVSLFIVAGLVILGQLGVDIGPLIAGAGIFGVAIGFGSQALVRDVISGIFYLFDDAFRVGEYIQAKNYKGTVEGFSLRSVKLRHHRGPLFTVPFGELGAVENMSRDWSKIKFSVTVPYDTDIEKARKIGKAIGQELLGDPELGRLFIQPLKMKGVEEFGEYGIAISFAMVTVPTSQQSFIRRSAYAMLREAFQKNGIAFAQPSIRVGGGKTPEATAAAYQSQLLARAGEQEDSTSL encoded by the coding sequence ATGAAATGGCTCGCGGCATTATTTGTGTTTCTCGGCACGACTCCTACCCTGGCGCAGGTTCCGCTCCCGGATGTCGCGCAGCAAGACAGCTCGCCCGAGACATCGGCCTCGCAGAAGATCGACGACCTGATGCGACTGTTCAAAGATCCCGAAATCCGCCGCTGGATAGAGGTCCAGGCCGGGCAGAAGACCGGCACTGTCGCATCCGCCGAAACCAGCTCTCCTGAAACAACCTCGATGGGTGATGTGATCAGGGAAATGGCGACGTGGGAGGGACACGCGCGCGATCGTTTCCAAACGGTGATCTCGGCAGTGCCGGATATTTCCAGCGAAATCGAGCGGGTTTTCCTTCGCCTGCGGGCGGATGCAACGGGCAACGGCCACACCACGGCCTCCATCTTTCTCTCTCTGCTCGTCGCGCTGGGAATAATGGCGGAATGGTTTTTTCGCCGGAGGTGGCAACAGCACGGCAAGGGGATCGAACATTACCTGCCAACCGTTGTTTTTGCGGCTTTCATGGCGGCCTCATTATTTGCAATCCAATCGCCGCCCCTCGTTCGGCTTGTGGCCACCTTTTGTCTTCTGGCCTTCGTTGCCTATCGCCTTGTGGCGACGGCCATCGGGCATGCCGCGCATCCGGAAGTTCATGGGCGGTTAAAGATAATCGTCGGCCTCGGGCTCGCCATGACGGTCTCGACGGCGACAGGTACGATTCTCGACGTTGATGCCAACGCTCTTCAAGCGGCTGCCTTTCTCATATCCTGCATCATGTTGGGGCTTTCAGTCGAACTCGTCTGGCACAGTGTCAACCGGAGTGTCGCGACAAGGAGCCTGCTTTGCCTTCATCTTGCTGCTGTCTGGCTGCTCTGGCGCCTTGATCTCAGAACAGCCTTCTGGATCGGCCTCTATATTCTCCTGCTTCCACCCATGATGCGCGCCATCGGCCACGCCATACGCGACTATGTTGCGGTTCATTTCGTGATGCCGGCGTCGGACAGCCGGAGCGTCCTTCTTGTTCGCGGCGCCAGAGCGGCGATCACCGGGCTTGCCATTGCCTGGATAGCCACCGTCTGGGACATGGACGGCCACATGATCGGCCATGGCGACCCGCAGACAGCGACCCTGTTCTACGGATTTCTGAAAAGCATCGTCATATTGCTGCTTGCCGATCTGGTGTGGCATCTCACCAAGGCCGCCATCGATCGCAACATCATGACGGCCCCGGCCGGTTCGGAGGCCGAAAATCCCACGGAGGAAACCCACGCCACCCGCCTTCACACGCTGCTTCCGATTCTGCGCAACGTGCTGGCGGTTTCGCTTTTCATCGTCGCAGGTCTCGTCATCCTCGGCCAGCTCGGTGTCGATATCGGTCCGCTGATAGCCGGCGCAGGCATTTTCGGCGTGGCGATCGGTTTCGGCTCTCAGGCGCTGGTGCGCGATGTCATCAGCGGCATCTTCTACCTTTTTGACGATGCCTTCCGGGTCGGCGAATATATTCAGGCAAAGAACTACAAGGGAACCGTGGAAGGTTTTAGCCTTCGTTCGGTCAAGCTGCGACATCATCGTGGGCCGCTCTTCACCGTTCCCTTCGGCGAACTCGGCGCGGTCGAGAATATGAGCCGGGACTGGTCCAAGATAAAGTTTTCCGTCACCGTGCCCTATGACACTGACATCGAGAAGGCCCGCAAGATCGGCAAGGCGATCGGCCAAGAGCTGCTGGGCGATCCGGAACTCGGGCGCCTCTTCATCCAGCCCCTGAAAATGAAGGGTGTCGAGGAATTTGGCGAATACGGGATCGCCATCAGCTTCGCCATGGTCACCGTGCCGACCAGCCAGCAAAGTTTCATCCGACGCTCCGCCTACGCGATGCTGCGCGAGGCCTTCCAGAAAAATGGCATCGCCTTCGCTCAGCCGAGCATTCGGGTCGGCGGCGGCAAGACGCCGGAGGCGACAGCTGCAGCCTATCAGTCGCAGCTTCTCGCCAGGGCAGGCGAGCAGGAAGACAGCACTAGTCTTTAG